The following proteins are co-located in the Stigmatella aurantiaca genome:
- a CDS encoding PAS domain-containing sensor histidine kinase — protein MSDNNVTAVTQGSILTPPPDRQGTAGGAHPTHAELPYRELFLAVAELLPEAVYTKDLQGRYTFINSAGARYLGLSIPEILGRKDSELMTPEEAQNTLEFDRQTLLAGRTLHAEMTEFLGGVRREWVSTKGLLRRPDGQVVGLFGMSRDLSDHRRSEAVQLQSEALFRATSNSSFDAFFLLREDPDGLRLLRLNSHGEALLGCQATEAEGGLFTEFPQANFIAPPHLCQEVWRTGKPHDEEVEQVLPQGRRWFRRQLNAVGNCMAVMMRDITRLRENELRLRLNERMAAIGMLAAGVAHEINNPLAFVSSNLNFIDTELRRVAVPSLDMDELREAISDAREGAERMRVIVQSLKALSRGDSITTQPVDLNEVLENSVHLAWSRLRSKGRLVRDYGELSLVQGNSVQLSQVFVNLLINAAQALNKTGGEIRLVTRMHSPSRVLVEVHDNGCGIAAEHLERIFEPFFTTKPVGEGTGLGLSISHDIIRGLGGELSVSSTLEVGTTFRILLPVKPGPPGEEPPAPPEGIH, from the coding sequence ATGAGTGATAACAATGTGACTGCCGTGACCCAGGGGTCCATCCTGACCCCGCCCCCTGACCGGCAGGGCACAGCGGGTGGAGCGCATCCCACCCACGCCGAGCTGCCCTACCGCGAGCTGTTCCTGGCGGTGGCGGAGCTGCTGCCCGAGGCGGTCTACACGAAGGATCTCCAGGGCCGCTACACCTTCATCAACAGCGCGGGGGCGCGCTACCTGGGCCTGTCCATCCCGGAGATCCTCGGCCGCAAGGACAGCGAGCTGATGACGCCCGAGGAGGCGCAGAACACGCTGGAGTTCGACCGGCAGACGCTGCTGGCCGGGCGCACACTCCACGCGGAGATGACCGAGTTCCTGGGCGGTGTGCGGCGCGAGTGGGTCTCCACCAAAGGGCTTCTTCGCCGCCCCGACGGCCAGGTGGTGGGGCTGTTCGGCATGTCGAGGGACCTGTCGGATCACCGGCGCAGCGAGGCGGTCCAGCTTCAGAGCGAGGCGCTCTTCCGCGCCACGTCCAACAGCAGCTTCGACGCGTTCTTCCTTCTGCGGGAGGACCCCGACGGCTTGCGCCTGCTGCGCCTCAACTCCCACGGCGAAGCCCTGCTGGGCTGCCAGGCCACGGAAGCCGAGGGGGGGCTGTTCACGGAGTTTCCCCAGGCGAACTTCATCGCGCCGCCCCACCTGTGCCAGGAGGTGTGGAGAACCGGCAAGCCTCACGACGAGGAGGTGGAGCAGGTGCTGCCCCAGGGGCGCCGCTGGTTCCGCAGGCAGCTGAACGCGGTGGGCAACTGCATGGCCGTCATGATGCGCGACATCACCCGGCTGCGAGAGAACGAGCTGCGGCTGCGGCTCAACGAGCGGATGGCCGCCATCGGCATGCTGGCCGCGGGGGTGGCCCATGAAATCAACAACCCGCTGGCGTTCGTCTCCAGCAACCTCAACTTCATCGACACGGAGCTGCGCCGGGTGGCGGTGCCGTCCCTCGACATGGATGAGCTCCGGGAGGCCATCTCCGACGCGCGCGAGGGGGCCGAGCGCATGCGCGTCATCGTCCAGAGCCTGAAGGCGCTCTCCCGCGGGGACTCCATCACCACCCAGCCGGTGGACCTGAACGAAGTCCTGGAGAACTCGGTCCACCTGGCCTGGAGCCGGCTGCGCAGCAAGGGCCGGCTGGTGCGCGACTATGGCGAGCTGTCGCTCGTGCAGGGCAACTCGGTGCAGCTCTCCCAGGTGTTCGTCAACCTGCTCATCAACGCCGCCCAGGCCTTGAACAAGACCGGGGGAGAGATCCGCCTGGTGACCCGCATGCACAGCCCCAGCCGGGTGCTCGTGGAAGTGCACGACAATGGCTGCGGCATCGCCGCCGAGCACCTGGAGCGCATCTTCGAGCCCTTCTTCACGACCAAGCCCGTGGGCGAGGGCACGGGCCTGGGGCTCTCCATCAGCCATGACATCATCCGCGGCCTGGGCGGAGAGCTCTCGGTGAGCAGCACCTTGGAGGTGGGAACCACCTTCCGGATCCTCCTCCCAGTGAAGCCAGGGCCCCCAGGCGAGGAGCCGCCGGCGCCCCCCGAAGGGATTCACTGA
- a CDS encoding Stp1/IreP family PP2C-type Ser/Thr phosphatase produces MTDVGRKRQHNEDAMLVDPALGLYIVADGMGGHAAGEVASARATEAVKQHIAANKHLLKDLASNPSQDSRAAAAALMEVAIQRACADIYRMAMADATKRGMGTTFVCLALSGNKGVIGHVGDSRVYLVRHGQCHRLTEDHTLVAAQLKAGTITKEQAASSQYRNVITRAVGIQESVQVDTLIVELAPGDVFILCSDGLHGYLEDEEMLPLVAGVATAELPKRLVEVANERGGKDNITAVVVKVAGDGAVASEETSEAQSRMEALRKIPLFRHLTYKEQTAVLSIATTRTFPAGREIVVEGQPGEELFVVIRGRVVIEKNGVEIAELRAGGHFGEMGLIDNAPRSATVRATEPTRTMVIARPDLMSLMKRESILAVKMLWSFVQVLSDRLRATNSELSEARQELAVAQAIQPFAEE; encoded by the coding sequence ATGACCGACGTCGGCCGGAAGCGCCAGCACAACGAAGATGCGATGTTGGTGGATCCGGCGCTCGGTCTGTACATCGTCGCCGACGGCATGGGCGGCCATGCCGCGGGCGAGGTCGCCAGTGCTCGCGCCACCGAGGCGGTGAAGCAGCACATCGCCGCCAACAAGCACCTGCTCAAGGATCTGGCCAGCAACCCCTCCCAGGACAGCCGCGCCGCGGCGGCGGCCCTGATGGAAGTGGCCATCCAGCGCGCGTGCGCGGACATCTACCGCATGGCCATGGCCGACGCGACCAAGCGCGGCATGGGCACCACGTTCGTGTGTCTGGCGCTCAGCGGCAACAAGGGCGTCATCGGCCACGTGGGCGATTCGCGCGTGTACCTGGTGCGCCACGGCCAGTGTCACCGGCTGACCGAGGACCACACGCTGGTGGCCGCGCAGCTCAAGGCGGGCACCATCACCAAGGAGCAGGCGGCCAGCTCCCAGTACCGCAACGTCATCACCCGCGCGGTGGGCATCCAGGAGTCCGTGCAGGTCGACACGCTCATCGTCGAGCTGGCGCCCGGGGATGTGTTCATCCTGTGCTCGGACGGCCTGCACGGCTATCTGGAGGACGAGGAGATGTTGCCCCTGGTGGCCGGGGTGGCCACCGCGGAGCTGCCCAAGCGGCTCGTGGAAGTGGCCAACGAGCGGGGCGGCAAGGACAACATCACCGCGGTGGTGGTGAAGGTGGCCGGGGATGGCGCCGTCGCCAGCGAGGAGACGAGCGAGGCGCAGTCGCGCATGGAGGCGCTGCGCAAGATTCCGCTCTTCCGGCACCTCACCTACAAGGAGCAGACGGCGGTGCTGTCCATCGCCACCACGCGCACGTTCCCCGCAGGAAGGGAGATCGTCGTGGAGGGCCAGCCTGGCGAGGAGCTGTTCGTCGTCATTCGTGGCCGGGTGGTCATCGAGAAGAACGGCGTGGAGATCGCCGAGCTGCGCGCCGGTGGGCACTTCGGCGAGATGGGGCTCATCGACAATGCGCCCCGCTCGGCCACGGTGCGCGCCACCGAGCCCACGCGCACCATGGTGATTGCGCGTCCGGACCTGATGAGCCTGATGAAGCGCGAGTCCATTCTCGCGGTGAAGATGCTCTGGAGCTTCGTGCAGGTGCTGTCGGACCGGCTGCGCGCGACGAACTCGGAGCTGAGCGAGGCCCGCCAGGAGCTCGCCGTGGCGCAGGCCATTCAGCCCTTCGCCGAGGAGTAA
- a CDS encoding MBL fold metallo-hydrolase: MSSSARYLKRNVAIEPLYNQWYAWWYLIPPTTAPLFVTHLHLKLMQSFVQSPELHVSALKDPALRGGPYLNYGVERAAEVKALLERTQTEQAPSIQLARAIADLEKLLAKAPPAMSLEGLYAQVPDILRGYVELTYDLNHRPAVRFIEPLMYRSPHYRESSQSLAFRLLQGDARPYVYSTPRLDSDEGTVHVHVPFRHEALDTLFAMRETPAPIEPVMEALGIRNADAERFAAFFTTEAPQPRRRHEGPGVRMRYFGHACVLLESREVSILTDPVLSHDTNAGVPRFTEADLPERIDYVLITHGHADHLMLETLLPLRRRIGTIVVPRSNSGALADPSLKLLLKHTGFPNVVEIDEFETLDIPGGSITGLPFLGEHGDLNIRAKTAHLVHLEGKSLLMAADSNAIEPRLYEHIQRVVGDIDVLFLGMESEGAPMSWMYGALLTTPLPRKADQSRRLNGSNAQRAIEIVNQLHPKQVYVYAMGREPWLGHIMAMGYTETSPQLIEARKLLEHCRAHGIQAEMPFIRGEFLLG; encoded by the coding sequence ATGTCCTCTTCCGCCCGGTACCTGAAGCGCAACGTCGCCATCGAGCCGCTCTACAACCAGTGGTACGCGTGGTGGTACCTCATCCCGCCCACGACGGCTCCCCTCTTCGTCACCCACCTGCACCTGAAGCTGATGCAGTCCTTCGTGCAGTCGCCGGAGCTCCATGTCTCCGCGCTGAAGGATCCCGCGCTGCGGGGAGGCCCGTACCTCAACTACGGGGTGGAGCGCGCCGCGGAGGTGAAGGCGCTTCTGGAGCGCACCCAGACGGAGCAGGCCCCCTCGATCCAACTGGCGCGGGCCATCGCCGATCTGGAGAAGCTGCTCGCCAAGGCGCCCCCCGCCATGTCCCTGGAGGGGCTGTACGCCCAAGTGCCGGACATCCTCCGGGGCTACGTCGAGCTGACGTACGACTTGAACCACCGCCCCGCCGTCCGCTTCATCGAGCCCCTGATGTACCGCAGCCCCCATTACCGAGAGTCTTCGCAGAGTCTCGCCTTCCGGCTGCTCCAGGGAGATGCCCGCCCTTACGTCTACAGCACGCCCCGGCTGGACAGCGACGAGGGCACGGTCCACGTCCACGTTCCCTTCCGCCACGAGGCGCTGGACACCCTCTTCGCCATGCGCGAGACGCCCGCGCCCATCGAGCCCGTGATGGAGGCCCTGGGTATTCGCAATGCGGATGCCGAGCGCTTCGCGGCCTTCTTCACCACCGAGGCCCCCCAGCCCCGCCGCCGCCACGAGGGCCCTGGGGTGCGCATGCGCTACTTCGGCCATGCCTGCGTCCTGCTGGAGTCGCGCGAGGTGAGCATCCTCACGGATCCCGTGCTCAGCCATGACACGAACGCCGGCGTACCGCGCTTCACCGAGGCGGATCTGCCCGAGCGGATCGACTACGTGCTCATCACCCACGGCCACGCCGACCACCTGATGCTGGAGACGCTCCTGCCGCTGCGCCGGCGCATTGGCACGATCGTCGTCCCGCGCAGCAACAGCGGCGCGCTGGCGGACCCCTCGCTCAAGCTGCTCCTGAAGCACACGGGCTTCCCGAACGTGGTGGAGATCGACGAGTTCGAGACCCTGGACATCCCGGGCGGCTCCATCACGGGCCTGCCCTTCCTCGGCGAGCACGGCGACCTGAACATCCGCGCGAAGACGGCCCACCTGGTCCACCTCGAGGGCAAGTCCCTGCTCATGGCGGCGGACTCGAATGCCATCGAGCCGCGCCTGTACGAGCACATTCAGCGCGTGGTGGGCGACATCGACGTGCTGTTCCTGGGCATGGAGAGCGAAGGCGCGCCGATGAGCTGGATGTACGGGGCGCTGCTGACCACCCCCCTGCCCCGCAAGGCGGACCAGTCCCGGCGGCTCAACGGCTCCAACGCCCAGCGGGCCATCGAGATCGTCAACCAGCTCCACCCCAAGCAGGTCTATGTCTACGCCATGGGCCGGGAGCCCTGGCTGGGCCACATCATGGCCATGGGCTACACGGAGACCTCGCCCCAGCTCATCGAGGCCCGGAAGCTCCTGGAGCACTGCCGGGCCCACGGCATCCAGGCCGAGATGCCCTTCATCCGCGGCGAATTCCTCCTGGGCTGA
- a CDS encoding acylase, with protein MAALLALLAVTACSEDTPEPPPPLPPQGPRFEATIRRTSHGIPHITGKDLGSVAYGQGYAFAQDHVCSLADQVLKVRGERARYLGPGPGNAHVASDLGYVALDLYTRAGQALPQLTPDIRAMLQGYVAGYNRYLEETGPGGLPAACANAAWVKPLNEVDLMAYHISLGLLTSSYQFISAIAAAQPPAPPGITARPQETFDAPSLERLQALRERDVGSNGWAIGAERSQGGRGMLVANPHFPWQGELRFWESHLTVPGVMNVYGVGLLGVPGVLIGFNDNVAWTHTVSAGQRMTLYRLKLVPGKPTHYLYDGKEWPLAARTHTVSVRQPDGSLVPLSRTLYSSHFGPIIVIPGAADWSPQFAYTYCDANLNNTQLISQFHAMNRAQNLREFQEAFATHQGIPWVNTLVADRDGNTWYVDGAAAPNLSNAAIQSWLKASSGVDPLATQLLRSLGLVLLDGSTSANAWVEAPGARTPGLVPFSQAPKLARRDFVFNANDSYWLTNPAAPLPELSPMHGFAGRPPSPRTRMNMQMLTELSPEGASGADGQFTLDELQAAILSNRSITSELLLAQVVERCQRTPSATYGGKTVNLTQACATLSTWNGRFDADSTGAVLWREFTAVYPGPHFFDKGSLFLQGFNPDAPITTPNTLVPAPATGEDPALVNLAQAVTVLQGANIALDVPLATVQFSPRGGKRIGLHGGLHRDGVANVVSYDALQSTAIDLPPARGPVLVPGTGLTSEGYIVANGSSFIMALEFTGQGPNARAVLTYGESSDPASPYYRDQTELFARKQWRAVRFTEEDILSDPALTQISLSAD; from the coding sequence GTGGCCGCGCTGCTCGCGCTGCTCGCCGTGACGGCCTGCAGCGAGGACACCCCCGAGCCGCCGCCGCCGCTTCCGCCCCAGGGGCCTCGCTTCGAGGCCACCATCCGGCGCACCAGCCACGGCATTCCCCACATCACGGGCAAGGACCTGGGCAGCGTGGCGTATGGCCAGGGGTATGCGTTCGCCCAGGACCATGTCTGCTCGCTGGCGGATCAGGTGCTCAAGGTCCGCGGCGAACGCGCGCGCTACCTGGGCCCGGGCCCCGGCAATGCCCACGTGGCCAGCGATCTCGGCTACGTGGCCCTGGATCTCTACACACGCGCGGGCCAGGCGCTCCCTCAACTGACGCCCGATATCCGGGCGATGCTCCAGGGGTACGTCGCGGGCTACAACCGCTACCTCGAAGAGACCGGCCCTGGCGGCCTGCCCGCCGCGTGCGCCAACGCCGCGTGGGTGAAGCCCCTCAATGAAGTGGACCTGATGGCGTATCACATCAGCCTGGGGCTGCTCACGAGCAGCTACCAGTTCATCTCCGCCATCGCCGCCGCCCAGCCACCGGCGCCCCCGGGCATCACCGCGCGGCCCCAGGAGACCTTCGATGCGCCCTCGCTGGAGCGCCTCCAGGCGCTGCGCGAGCGGGACGTCGGCAGCAACGGGTGGGCCATTGGCGCCGAGCGCTCGCAGGGAGGCCGGGGCATGCTCGTGGCCAACCCCCACTTCCCATGGCAGGGCGAGCTGCGGTTCTGGGAGAGCCATCTCACCGTCCCCGGGGTGATGAATGTCTATGGCGTGGGCCTGCTGGGTGTGCCGGGTGTGCTCATCGGCTTCAACGACAACGTCGCCTGGACGCACACGGTCTCCGCGGGCCAGCGCATGACGCTCTACCGGCTCAAGCTCGTGCCGGGCAAGCCCACCCACTACCTCTATGACGGCAAGGAGTGGCCGCTGGCCGCGCGCACGCACACCGTCTCCGTGCGCCAGCCGGACGGCTCGCTCGTCCCGCTGAGCCGCACGCTCTACAGCAGCCACTTCGGGCCCATCATCGTCATTCCGGGCGCCGCGGATTGGAGCCCCCAGTTCGCGTACACCTATTGCGATGCCAACCTGAACAACACGCAGCTGATCTCCCAGTTCCACGCGATGAACCGGGCGCAGAACCTGCGGGAGTTCCAGGAGGCATTCGCCACCCACCAGGGCATTCCCTGGGTCAACACGCTGGTGGCGGATCGCGACGGCAACACCTGGTACGTGGATGGCGCGGCCGCCCCCAACCTGAGCAACGCGGCCATCCAGTCCTGGCTCAAGGCCTCCTCGGGGGTGGACCCGCTGGCGACCCAGCTGCTGCGCTCGCTCGGCCTCGTGCTGCTGGATGGCAGCACCTCCGCCAACGCGTGGGTGGAGGCACCCGGCGCCCGGACCCCGGGGCTGGTGCCCTTCTCCCAGGCGCCGAAGCTGGCGCGCCGGGACTTCGTCTTCAACGCCAACGACAGCTACTGGCTGACCAATCCGGCGGCGCCCCTGCCGGAGCTCTCTCCGATGCATGGCTTCGCCGGCCGCCCCCCGTCTCCCCGCACGCGCATGAACATGCAGATGCTCACCGAGCTGAGCCCCGAGGGAGCCTCCGGCGCGGACGGTCAGTTCACGCTCGACGAGCTCCAGGCCGCGATTCTCAGCAACCGCAGCATCACCTCGGAGCTGCTGCTCGCCCAAGTGGTGGAGCGCTGCCAGCGCACGCCCTCGGCCACCTACGGCGGCAAGACCGTGAACCTCACCCAGGCCTGCGCGACGCTCAGCACCTGGAACGGCCGCTTCGACGCGGACAGCACCGGCGCGGTGCTCTGGCGTGAGTTCACCGCCGTCTACCCGGGGCCTCACTTCTTCGACAAGGGCTCGCTCTTCCTCCAGGGGTTCAACCCGGACGCGCCCATCACCACGCCCAACACCCTGGTGCCCGCTCCGGCCACGGGTGAGGACCCGGCGCTGGTCAACCTCGCGCAGGCGGTGACCGTGCTGCAGGGGGCGAACATCGCCCTGGACGTCCCGCTGGCCACCGTGCAGTTCTCCCCTCGCGGCGGCAAGCGCATTGGCCTGCACGGGGGCTTGCACCGGGACGGCGTGGCCAACGTCGTCTCCTATGACGCCCTGCAGTCCACGGCCATCGATCTGCCCCCGGCACGGGGCCCAGTGCTCGTCCCCGGGACAGGTTTGACCTCCGAGGGTTACATCGTCGCCAACGGCTCCAGCTTCATCATGGCCCTGGAGTTCACCGGGCAGGGCCCGAATGCGCGGGCCGTGCTGACGTACGGCGAGTCCTCGGATCCAGCTTCGCCCTACTACCGTGACCAGACCGAGCTCTTCGCACGCAAGCAGTGGCGCGCGGTCCGCTTCACGGAGGAGGACATCCTCTCCGATCCGGCCCTGACGCAGATCTCCCTCTCGGCCGACTAG
- a CDS encoding transglycosylase SLT domain-containing protein: MVECRRDAVMVLLVCAGALTGFPAVAQPQAEEPAGEVLSEEQLEQLLGSPAEQPSDGDLSGESFGLEQLDSYFAQGTLAQARAEFRQGRYRRARKLLSREEPTLPVRFLSAQSALQAGEYAAAAEEFTALAEVYVPLREHCLLRSAQAHERLRHWALAAGQYRAVSAGSPLYPEARFNLARVLERQRDIPGALGALEELIQSRQSRGPDAIRMKALMKTCDLARKQGLYNVEHRALLEVWATAPMSREAENARQRLAGLPLPLKWRVRRGEALVELHHNVSAMELLDRVLPHVDLPDPLACSAHLTYGRALRKERKHRQAIQVLTPVVQHCGSPEIRPQALYVLGYSQSVVDPENAITTYATLARDYPEHGYADDALFFEAWLQQRTFQAGPALAHYEEVARRYPAGNFASEALFRAFWLHQRAGNPAAALASLQAVENLPHAARTDEALWRARYWQARLQEAQKEQDAALGAYERIATERPASWYGMLARSRLVTLAPDRLMAFKPALRKAKEAAKALEEAPAEVWPLSLGSLKRDARFAAGVELLRLGLPGAVDELLAVDHRSLTEEPARLVFQILQRSGRGRAARQVARTSLHQEVRGPLSPASRPIWEATWPLAYRSIIERQAKAARVDPDLLQGLIREESRFNPRARSSTGALGLAQLMPATAREVAASLQVPWVSEQVLLQPADNVRLGSAYLGQLLKRFGGNPAFAVAAYNAGPMAVERWQRALPQAELDEWVEHIAFEETREYVKRVLGSYSAYKLLYTSEPPLLRISSPQMTGM; this comes from the coding sequence ATGGTCGAATGTCGTCGAGACGCGGTGATGGTGCTCCTGGTGTGCGCGGGAGCGCTGACGGGGTTTCCGGCCGTGGCCCAGCCGCAGGCGGAGGAGCCCGCCGGCGAGGTGCTCTCGGAGGAGCAGCTGGAGCAGCTGCTCGGCTCGCCCGCAGAGCAGCCCTCGGATGGAGACCTCTCCGGGGAGTCCTTTGGCCTGGAGCAGCTCGACTCGTACTTTGCCCAGGGCACACTGGCCCAGGCCCGGGCGGAGTTCCGTCAGGGGCGCTACCGCCGCGCGCGCAAGCTCCTGTCGCGGGAAGAGCCCACGTTGCCGGTCCGCTTCCTGAGCGCGCAGAGCGCCTTGCAGGCGGGGGAGTACGCCGCCGCGGCCGAGGAGTTCACCGCCCTGGCGGAGGTGTACGTGCCGCTGCGGGAGCACTGTCTGCTCCGGTCGGCCCAGGCCCACGAGCGGCTTCGCCACTGGGCGCTCGCCGCGGGCCAGTACCGCGCCGTGAGCGCGGGCTCGCCCCTGTACCCCGAGGCGCGCTTCAACCTGGCGCGCGTGCTGGAGCGCCAGCGCGACATTCCCGGCGCCCTGGGCGCGCTCGAGGAGCTCATCCAGAGCCGGCAGAGCCGGGGGCCGGACGCCATCCGCATGAAGGCGCTGATGAAGACCTGCGACCTGGCGCGCAAGCAGGGCCTGTACAACGTGGAGCACCGCGCGCTGCTGGAGGTGTGGGCCACCGCCCCCATGTCCCGTGAGGCGGAGAACGCCCGGCAGCGGCTGGCGGGTCTGCCGCTGCCCCTCAAGTGGCGCGTGCGCCGGGGCGAGGCCCTGGTGGAGTTGCACCACAACGTCTCCGCCATGGAGCTGCTCGACCGGGTGCTGCCGCATGTCGATTTGCCGGACCCGCTGGCCTGCAGTGCCCACCTGACGTATGGCCGCGCCCTGCGCAAGGAGCGCAAGCACCGCCAGGCCATCCAGGTGCTGACGCCGGTGGTGCAGCACTGTGGCTCGCCCGAGATCCGGCCCCAGGCGCTCTACGTGCTGGGCTACTCGCAGTCCGTGGTGGATCCGGAGAACGCCATCACCACCTACGCCACGCTGGCGCGCGACTACCCCGAGCACGGCTACGCCGACGATGCCCTGTTCTTCGAGGCCTGGCTCCAGCAGCGCACGTTCCAGGCCGGGCCGGCCCTGGCCCACTATGAAGAGGTGGCCCGGCGCTACCCGGCGGGGAACTTCGCCTCGGAGGCCCTCTTCCGGGCATTCTGGCTCCACCAGCGCGCGGGCAATCCCGCCGCGGCGCTGGCGTCGCTCCAGGCGGTGGAGAACCTGCCTCACGCCGCGCGGACGGATGAGGCCCTCTGGCGGGCCCGGTACTGGCAAGCCCGGCTGCAGGAGGCCCAGAAGGAGCAGGACGCGGCGCTCGGCGCTTACGAGCGCATCGCCACCGAGCGTCCCGCGAGCTGGTACGGGATGCTGGCCCGCTCCCGTCTGGTGACGCTCGCGCCGGACCGGCTGATGGCCTTCAAGCCCGCGCTGCGCAAGGCCAAGGAGGCCGCCAAGGCCCTGGAGGAGGCCCCCGCCGAGGTCTGGCCCCTGTCGCTGGGCTCGCTCAAGCGGGACGCGCGCTTCGCGGCCGGCGTGGAGCTGCTTCGCCTGGGGCTGCCCGGCGCGGTGGACGAGCTGCTCGCCGTGGACCACCGCTCGCTCACCGAGGAGCCCGCGCGGCTCGTCTTCCAGATCCTCCAGCGCTCCGGGCGGGGCCGGGCCGCGCGCCAGGTGGCCCGGACTTCGCTGCACCAGGAAGTGCGGGGCCCGTTGAGCCCCGCGTCCCGTCCCATCTGGGAGGCCACCTGGCCGCTCGCGTACCGCTCCATCATCGAGCGCCAGGCGAAGGCGGCCCGCGTGGACCCGGACCTGCTCCAGGGGCTCATCCGCGAGGAGAGCCGGTTCAACCCCCGGGCCCGCTCCTCCACGGGCGCGCTGGGGCTCGCGCAGCTCATGCCCGCCACGGCGCGCGAGGTGGCCGCCTCGCTCCAGGTTCCGTGGGTGTCCGAGCAGGTGCTGTTGCAGCCCGCCGACAACGTCCGGTTGGGCTCCGCCTACCTGGGCCAGTTGCTCAAGCGCTTCGGCGGCAACCCGGCGTTCGCGGTGGCCGCCTACAACGCGGGCCCCATGGCGGTGGAGCGCTGGCAGCGGGCCCTGCCGCAGGCGGAGCTCGACGAGTGGGTGGAGCACATCGCCTTCGAGGAGACGCGCGAGTACGTGAAGCGCGTGCTGGGCAGCTACAGCGCTTACAAGCTGCTCTACACCTCCGAGCCCCCGCTGCTGCGCATCTCCTCTCCGCAGATGACCGGAATGTAG
- a CDS encoding sugar ABC transporter substrate-binding protein: protein MRSSALLAALLLAGTGCKSEKKPEAAGGDTAAKPAGEAPTIALLLPESKTMRYESFDRPYFERKVKELCAECRIIYSNADQDAAKQQNQAEAALTNGANVLVLDPVDSLSVGSVVARARQSKIPVISYDRLILNADVDYYISFDNEKIGQIQGQALVDKLKADGKDKGTIVVINGSPTDNNAKLYKNGAHSVIDGSGLVIGAEYDTPDWSPDKAQQQMEQAITKLGKDKIAGVYAANDGMAGGAIAAMKAAGFNPLPPVTGQDSELAAIQRVVAGEQYMTIYKAMKLEAEAAAEVAVALAKGGQPAADKINGKVNNGQKDVPSILLTAGTVTKDNVKSTVVADGFWKAEQICEGAYKDACASAQIQ from the coding sequence ATGCGCTCCTCGGCCCTGCTGGCCGCCCTGTTGCTCGCGGGCACGGGGTGCAAGAGCGAAAAGAAGCCCGAGGCGGCCGGAGGGGACACCGCCGCCAAACCGGCCGGGGAAGCCCCCACCATCGCGCTGCTCCTGCCCGAGTCGAAGACGATGCGGTACGAGTCCTTCGACCGGCCGTACTTCGAGCGCAAGGTGAAGGAGCTCTGCGCCGAATGCCGGATCATCTACAGCAACGCGGACCAGGACGCGGCCAAGCAGCAGAACCAGGCCGAGGCGGCGCTGACCAACGGCGCCAACGTCCTGGTGCTGGATCCCGTGGACTCGCTCTCGGTGGGCTCCGTGGTGGCGCGCGCCCGTCAGTCGAAGATCCCGGTCATCAGCTATGACCGGCTGATCCTCAACGCGGACGTGGACTACTACATCTCGTTCGACAACGAGAAGATCGGCCAGATCCAGGGCCAGGCGCTGGTGGACAAGCTCAAGGCGGATGGCAAGGACAAGGGCACCATCGTGGTGATCAACGGCTCGCCCACGGACAACAACGCCAAGCTCTACAAGAACGGCGCGCACAGCGTCATCGACGGCAGCGGCCTGGTGATTGGCGCCGAGTACGACACGCCGGACTGGAGCCCGGACAAGGCCCAGCAGCAGATGGAGCAGGCCATCACCAAGCTGGGCAAGGACAAGATCGCCGGCGTGTACGCGGCCAACGATGGCATGGCGGGCGGTGCCATCGCCGCGATGAAGGCCGCGGGCTTCAACCCGCTGCCCCCCGTCACGGGCCAGGACTCGGAGCTGGCCGCCATCCAGCGCGTGGTCGCCGGTGAGCAGTACATGACCATCTACAAGGCCATGAAGCTGGAGGCCGAGGCGGCCGCCGAGGTGGCGGTGGCGCTCGCCAAGGGAGGCCAGCCTGCCGCGGACAAGATCAACGGCAAGGTCAACAACGGCCAGAAGGACGTGCCCTCCATTCTCCTGACGGCGGGCACCGTCACGAAGGACAACGTGAAGAGCACGGTGGTGGCCGACGGCTTCTGGAAGGCCGAGCAGATCTGCGAGGGCGCCTACAAGGACGCCTGCGCGTCGGCCCAGATTCAGTAA